In Uranotaenia lowii strain MFRU-FL chromosome 2, ASM2978415v1, whole genome shotgun sequence, one genomic interval encodes:
- the LOC129748958 gene encoding endocuticle structural glycoprotein SgAbd-3-like, which translates to MKVFVAVLVLSVALVHAAPQGRTADFDATIVSQTSDIQPDGSFQYAFETGNGIKVEDQGTIKEVRVPKTDETGRTIGEDVVPVAVQTGSFQYTAPDGQIYTLRYIADENGFQPQADHLPAAPTA; encoded by the exons atgAAGGTGTTCGTCGCTGTTCTGGTCCTGTCCGTTGCTCTAGTGCACGCAGCTCCTCAAGGTCGAACTGCGGATTTTGACGCCACAATTGTATCTCAAACTTCCGACATCCAGCCGGATGGCAGCTTCCAGTATGC TTTTGAAACCGGAAACGGCATCAAGGTAGAAGACCAGGGCACCATCAAGGAAGTTCGAGTTCCCAAGACGGATGAAACTGGACGCACCATTGGCGAAGATGTCGTCCCCGTGGCCGTTCAAACCGGATCGTTCCAGTACACCGCCCCTGATGGACAAATCTATACCCTGAG GTACATTGCCGATGAAAATGGATTCCAACCGCAGGCAGATCACCTTCCAGCAGCTCCCACTGCCTAG